Proteins from a single region of Bacteroidia bacterium:
- the hemG gene encoding protoporphyrinogen oxidase, whose protein sequence is MIVIIGGGISGLTLGYYLQKQKIPYILVEQSQKIGGNIQTLCLQGRTLELGPNTVLAKPHVWELIQELNLTEQIIYPDKKARKRFILKKNGYAALPSNPVSLLLNSFFSLSTKIQILKDLSKKPNPNPPKKETVHDFFVRHFGIEVAEQVVNPFVAGIYAGDSQKLITEYAFPTLIEAEKHTGSIIKGFIKYQKMYRSKGSISFRNGMHTLVQTIYQAQKSSVYLNTFIEKIEFGDLKHTLILSNKNTVSAKRIVFTAPAYSVAKYVESLSADFAQKLACIPYAPVCVVHSVYRKDKVKHKLDGFGALHPSMYNTFILGTIFSSTIFPNTCHSDEVLLTSFIGQKFLSYSQNEIQDKVHQELANYLNITEAPIFTHLHVWEKAIPQYEANYADILPFVHQWESKGIYFSGNWLNGISVEKCIEVNKHLAQKLATLD, encoded by the coding sequence ATGATAGTTATTATTGGTGGAGGAATAAGCGGATTGACATTGGGCTACTACTTACAAAAACAAAAAATTCCTTATATTCTTGTAGAACAATCCCAAAAAATAGGGGGTAATATTCAAACGCTATGCCTACAAGGTAGAACACTCGAGCTTGGACCTAACACTGTATTAGCCAAACCGCACGTATGGGAGCTTATCCAAGAGCTTAATCTAACTGAACAAATAATCTATCCTGACAAAAAAGCTCGAAAACGGTTTATCTTAAAGAAAAATGGCTATGCCGCTTTGCCCTCAAATCCCGTTTCACTTCTTTTGAATTCATTTTTTAGCTTATCTACAAAAATTCAAATACTCAAAGACTTATCTAAAAAACCTAATCCTAATCCGCCCAAAAAAGAAACTGTACATGATTTTTTTGTACGCCATTTTGGAATTGAAGTAGCAGAGCAAGTGGTAAATCCATTTGTAGCAGGCATATACGCTGGGGATAGTCAAAAGCTAATTACCGAATATGCTTTTCCCACTTTAATAGAAGCCGAAAAACACACAGGCAGCATCATTAAAGGTTTTATCAAATATCAAAAGATGTATCGTTCAAAAGGGAGTATTTCATTTCGGAACGGTATGCACACCTTAGTACAAACAATATATCAAGCCCAAAAATCAAGTGTGTATCTCAACACGTTTATAGAAAAAATTGAATTCGGAGACTTAAAACATACTCTCATTTTGTCCAATAAAAATACTGTTTCTGCTAAAAGAATTGTTTTTACTGCACCTGCGTATAGTGTTGCAAAATACGTAGAATCCTTGTCTGCTGACTTTGCACAAAAGTTGGCATGTATTCCCTATGCACCTGTATGTGTTGTGCACTCTGTTTATCGTAAAGATAAAGTAAAGCACAAGTTAGATGGCTTTGGTGCTTTGCACCCCAGCATGTACAATACTTTCATTTTGGGTACTATTTTCTCTTCCACAATATTTCCCAACACTTGCCATTCCGATGAAGTTTTACTAACTTCTTTTATAGGTCAAAAATTTTTGTCGTATTCGCAAAATGAGATTCAAGATAAAGTACATCAAGAATTAGCAAACTACCTTAATATAACCGAAGCTCCTATTTTTACTCATCTACATGTATGGGAAAAAGCTATTCCACAATATGAAGCTAATTATGCTGACATTTTGCCTTTTGTACATCAATGGGAATCAAAAGGAATTTATTTTTCAGGCAATTGGCTCAATGGTATTTCCGTAGAGAAGTGCATAGAGGTAAATAAACATTTAGCGCAAAAGTTAGCTACTTTGGATTAA